In Carassius auratus strain Wakin linkage group LG30F, ASM336829v1, whole genome shotgun sequence, the DNA window CATAACAGACTCAGAGCTGATCTTCTCCAGTGATTCTGAGAGCTGATCTGAGGTAACGTTAGGCCAGACGAGGCTTCTTATGAGCTTCAGGATTAAAGATAAATCTGTCAAAACCTCCTTTCTGGGATGTTTTCGTctgtaaaaactatttaaaaattgggtaaataaagtatttttagaattgtaATTTATGGCTAAGGTGTGTGTTAGCTTGTTGTAGTAACAGCTAAGTTAGCTGTATATGAAACGATAGAAGTCTGTGGAATGATAGCTAAGATAGCGAAATAAACGTATTTCTGTGTGTAATCTTTCAGTAAAATGTGAAATGAATGATTTTATCTTTcggtaaaatgtaaaaactgacaTGAATTTAAGCAAACAAATTTATACCTTTGTATTCTCCAGTTATTGCATTCTGGGGTGACTCACAATATTTCTAATTTTGCTCATCAATATCCGGACAGACATAATTATAGCTGCTGGAAAGGGTGAATCAAAATACCTTGAGATGTGACATTTTCTTATTGTGAGTGATTTTTTTCACAGGTTAAACCAGTAGGTAGAAAAAGCTGATTGTCTTTATGAATTGTTGAAATATTCATTTAGCCATTTCGTTCAAAAACACCgatttattcaggaacaaaacaagtgaaTGGATCCCTCCAAAAGTTGACTCAGCTGCTTTGTTGCCTCGCTTGCCTAAAAGGCAATGACTTTACAGGCAACGTTTGCATTAGATGCCTGATTTCAGACATGTGTCTGAGGCAGTGCAAGCAGTTTTTATGAGGTCATATTAATTGAGAGActacatcagattttttttttttttggtggtggtggggggtggggggggggtcacaTTGCAAGTCCAGTTAACTGaatcatggggggggggggggggggttctaaaTTGAAAACTGATGTAAAAAAACAATGTCTTCTGTTAGTGGTCATCAGAATAAACTGTCACCTAAAATCAttgttgcaaacaaaaaaaaaaaaaatcaagccttGTGACAACTATCCATTTTTAAACCTAAATGAGAAAGCAATATGCAGTTagatatccacacacacacacatacacttgtgCAAGTCTAAATATATCTGACACTGTTTTCACAGCCTACTTTGAACCTACATCTGAAGCTCACATTAGTTTCTCATCCTGCTGTACGATTAAACCACACAATGCCTTTGAACCCGAGTCGCTACAGAGCGAAGGATCgcagtggcagcagcagcagcagtgttaTGGGCTGGCCTGAGTTTCTGTCCGTGAACGTCCCACCACGAAACAACAGAGCATGGAGAAGATCCGGCCAGTCCCGGTCCCAGCAGAACCAGCAGAGCGAGAACCTGCCAGAGCCGGGTGAGAGCATGAAGGAGCGCAGAGAGGCAACCAGGCTGCCGGATGAAGACTGCATGCTGCTCAATCCATCCTTCAGAGGCATCGCCATCAACTCACTGTTGGCCATCGACATCTGTCTGTCCAAGCGTCTGGGCGTGTGCGTCCACACCACATCCTCATGGGGCAGCATGCGCTCTGCGGTCACTCTACTGGCCTTGACGGGTCACGGCATCACCTGGATCTGTGGGACTCTGGTGTGTCTCACTCAGAGTAACACGCTGGCTGGACAAGAGGTCCTGATCAACCTGCTGATAGGTGAGATGTTCTGCCAGACTTATTTTAGGACTTTAATACTATTACACAGcattgcattttgaaaaaaaaaaaaaaaaaaaaaaaaaaatatatatatatatatatatttatatatttgccgcaagtctatggcagcccatagaaccgattgcgggaaagttgtataatttggcacacagaagacagtcccaacattaactatagcaaattttaaGTCTCTAACCCCagctctctagcgccaccacttaattttcaatttttcgaaaaacctactttttcgaactcgtcctagacggttagtccgattgccacgaaaattggctcagatcatcttcagaccatgctggcaaaagttatggaattcaagttgattcgtccaaccgttctcgaatgccacgtgaacaaatttgacgaaaagcacgcaaaaattcacttgaggctatatctcggcaacggtttggcatatcgagaccaaacttggtgtgtgttataacaggcatgacctgagactacttGCAGTTTTGACGctgtgccacctagtggtcaggagatatgaaaaatgcatattttggcttataacttctgaatggt includes these proteins:
- the LOC113068071 gene encoding inactive phospholipid phosphatase 7 is translated as MPLNPSRYRAKDRSGSSSSSVMGWPEFLSVNVPPRNNRAWRRSGQSRSQQNQQSENLPEPGESMKERREATRLPDEDCMLLNPSFRGIAINSLLAIDICLSKRLGVCVHTTSSWGSMRSAVTLLALTGHGITWICGTLVCLTQSNTLAGQEVLINLLIALILDVLTVAGVQKLVRRKGPWDISPGFLDCVALDTYSFPAAHASRAVMVSKFLLSHLVLAVPLRVLLVLWAVLVGLSRVLLGQHHLTDMACGFALGFLHFSLMETVWLSSGACQTLISIGTFSWGSVR